In Planifilum fulgidum, the sequence TTATGGGACACGGGATATCCTTCCCCTGAAGAGGCAAAAAGGGAATGGCCGGTCTTTCCTGTCGGACCTTACCGTTGCTGATTCCCGCAAGGAAGCACCCAGCCGGATCACTAAATCGCCCGCGGCGAAAAAATATCCGGCGGCGGACTTTTTCCGGACCCCACGGGGGCCGTTGGAACATGGAGGTCAAGCGCCGTTTCCGTTCCATCCAGCGCGCCCTGGGCACTTGGACCGATCTTGCACATTGGATGTCGTTTCAGGAACAGCCCTTGGGCTGCTGAAGAACTCGACATGGGGGACGAGGACAGTATCCGGCGAGGTTTATCATCCAAGTCGTCACCTCTTCGCTGAAACGGGGTTTTCAATCCATAAGAGGGGATCTCCGCATCCATCTTCCCGCGTCATGTACCGGTTTGAAATCGGTCTCATTTTGCCCATTCGGTGAACGACGGCTGAAGCCATCCGCTGAAGCAATCATCCCGACCATTGCCTTGTGCGGCGATGGGAAATTTTCCTATGTGCTGGCTGCGGGAGCCGAAAAAGTTTGCCGCCGGTTGAGGCGGCATTTTGGCATCCCGGTCCAGGCCGGGGGAAAAGGCGGGCTCTGCGGCACCAAGGGATGCGATATCAAACGAAGCCCGTTCAAGATAAGGGCAAAAGAACCTGAAGGCCCGCCGGTTGCGGGCTTTGTTGCCGTGTTCAAACAACAAAGGAGCCGTCGGACCCTTTTGATGCAGGTCTTGGAACGCTGCGGAAGAGATCTTTTCCATTCGGCGGGCTTGCTTAAAGAGGTCGAATGGACGCATGTTCCGGTTTATTGCGCCGAAGGTTGCCTTTCCTTGGGCATGACAAGCGCGGTGTGCCTGCTTGCGCTATCGCGTCGCGGACTCCACCGCCTGCCTGGAAGGCACGCCGAACAGGGCACGCAGGTGGGCGTTGAGGAAGCGTCCCTCGGGATCCTGCTCGTCGCGGATCCGGCAAAAATCGTTCCACCGGGGATAGAGGCGGCTCAGCTCCTCGGCGGTCAGCGAGTGCATCTTGCCCCAGTGGGGGCGGCCCCCGTGGCGGCGGAAGATCGCCTCCATCGCGGAGAAATAGGCTTCATGGGGCATTCCCCGGTACATGTGCACCGCGATGAAGGCCGTGTCCCGGCCATAGGCGGGACTGAGCCAGATGTCGTCCCCCTTGACGTACCGGCACTCGATGGGGAAATGGACGGCAAACCGGCGGCGCCGGATGGTTTCCCGGATCTCCCGCACAGCCTCCGGCAGCTTCTCCGCCGGAAGGGCGTACTCCATCTCGTTGAAGCGGACCAGGCGGGGCGTCGCGAACAGCCGGTGGCTGTCCCCCACCTCTTCCACCGTGGGCACTCCCCGGGCGGACAGGCGGCTGATGGAGGGGCACAACCGGGGAAAGCGGCGGGCGGTCTCCGAAAGGAGCCAAAAGGCGCCGTTTTCGAGGAAAAGTTTGCTGAAGCGGCTCCAGAGTCCGCCGGCGGAGGCCGCCCGATCGGTTTCATCCATGAATTTCACCTGGACGAGATCCGTGTGGGGAAACCAGTAAAATTCGAAGTGGCGGTGTTCGCGGCGGTAGCGGTCCAGGCGGTTCAGGCAGTCCTCGAGGGGCATCCGTCCGCTCCGGTAATGGAGCCGGTACCGGGGAAGCACCCGCAGCGTGACGCGGACGATCACCCCCAGGGCGCCGAGGGAAACCTGCGCCGCCTTGAACAGCTGCGGATTTCGGTCCGGGGAGCATTCGACCACCTCCCCCCTTGCGTTGACGAGGGTGAGGGCGGCCACCTGTGTGGACAGAATGCCGAAGTCCGTCCCGGTGCCGTGGGTGCCGGTGCTGATCGCCCCCGCGATGGACTGGGCATTGATGTCCCCCAGGTTTTCCTGGGCCAAGCCGTGCCCGTGGAGGAGCTCCCCCAGCTCCTTCAGTTTGGTTCCGGCCCGGACCGTGACGAGCCGGCGCTCTTTGTCCACCGCTTCCAAACCGCGAAACCGGTCGAGGGAGAGAAGGATGCCGTTTGTTTCGACTAGGGGCGTGAAGGAATGGCCCGAACCGACGACGCGGATCGATTTGTTTTCGTCGGCGGCCTGCCGGATGATCCCGGCCACCTCCTCCACGGAAGCCGGATAAAGGATGCGCTTCGGCCGAAAGCGGGCGGAACCGGACCAGTTTTTCCACTCTCTCCGCCTCACAGAAAACACCTCCCGTCTCCGCGGTACGTGGTGGCTTCCCCGACGATCCGTCCCTCCGAAAACAGGTGGAGCCGGTCGAAGCGCTCGCACAATTCCCCGGCCTTGGCGTGGCGCAGGAAGACCGGATCCCCCAGATTCAGGGCAACCGGTCCCTCGTAGCGGACGGGCGTCTGGACCTCGCCGGCGCCTTCCAGCGGGAGCAGGCGGGTTCCCTCCGGCAGGTAAGGCATCGGCAGTTTGTCGCGGCCGGCGGCGCCGGAGGCCACGTAACCGCCTCCCGCGCAGGTGTAGACGCCGGGACGGGGCCTGCGGACGATCTCGATGGCGAAACCCGCGGCGGGCTGGTACCGGAAATCCCGGTAATAATCGAACAAGACCGGAGCATAAAGTCCCGACCCCACGGTCACCTCCGTCACCGACGGGTCCCGGGCGGTGGTGGCGAGGCTTCCCGTCCCGCCTCCGTTGACGAAGCGGAGGGGGATTCCCAGCTCGCGGACGGCCTGAACCATTTCCGCCCGCCGCTCCGCCACGACCCGGACGGAGTGCCGTTTGAGCAGGCGGACAAGGAGATTTCTGGCCCAAGCGCCCGGATAGCGGTCGCCCACCCCGGCGATCTGAGCCTCGTAACCCATCAGCCCGTCCAGCAGGAGATGGGGTGAAGAGGCGATGCGGCGGGCCAGCGCCAGCGTCTCCTCCTTGGTCCGGAGGGGGGATCGCCGGACGCCGAAGTGGAGGCCGGGGTAGGAGACGGACATGTCGATGTCCAGGCAGACGGGGATGCGCACCCCCGTTTCCCGGGCGATCGCCTCCAGGTGGTCGATATGCTCCGCCGAGTCCGCCATCAGGGTGATCCGGCGGCCGTCCGCGATCTTGCGCGCCGCCTGCCGGAGGTGCTCCGGCTCCCAGGCGGGATAACCGACGAGCAGATCGTCCAGTCCCTGTTCGGCGAGATACAGCGCTTCGGGGACGGTGAAACACATGACGCCCCGGAAGCGGTCGGAGGCTTGGAGCACGAACTGGATCACCCGGACGCTTCGCAGGGATTTGCTGGCGAGGCGGAGAGTTTTATCGCCGCACTTTTCGGCGATGCTGCGGATGTTTTCCGAAAGGAGATCCAGGTCGAGATAGGCAAAGGGTTTGGGGACGCCTTCAAAGGCGCGGCGGTAGGTCTCGTAATCCCGTTTGATCATGTCGTATCCTCCCAAACCTCCAAATTTCCCAGGCGAAATGTTCCCATGTGTCGTTCAATTCCA encodes:
- a CDS encoding amino acid deaminase/aldolase — encoded protein: MIKRDYETYRRAFEGVPKPFAYLDLDLLSENIRSIAEKCGDKTLRLASKSLRSVRVIQFVLQASDRFRGVMCFTVPEALYLAEQGLDDLLVGYPAWEPEHLRQAARKIADGRRITLMADSAEHIDHLEAIARETGVRIPVCLDIDMSVSYPGLHFGVRRSPLRTKEETLALARRIASSPHLLLDGLMGYEAQIAGVGDRYPGAWARNLLVRLLKRHSVRVVAERRAEMVQAVRELGIPLRFVNGGGTGSLATTARDPSVTEVTVGSGLYAPVLFDYYRDFRYQPAAGFAIEIVRRPRPGVYTCAGGGYVASGAAGRDKLPMPYLPEGTRLLPLEGAGEVQTPVRYEGPVALNLGDPVFLRHAKAGELCERFDRLHLFSEGRIVGEATTYRGDGRCFL
- a CDS encoding D-arabinono-1,4-lactone oxidase is translated as MFSVRRREWKNWSGSARFRPKRILYPASVEEVAGIIRQAADENKSIRVVGSGHSFTPLVETNGILLSLDRFRGLEAVDKERRLVTVRAGTKLKELGELLHGHGLAQENLGDINAQSIAGAISTGTHGTGTDFGILSTQVAALTLVNARGEVVECSPDRNPQLFKAAQVSLGALGVIVRVTLRVLPRYRLHYRSGRMPLEDCLNRLDRYRREHRHFEFYWFPHTDLVQVKFMDETDRAASAGGLWSRFSKLFLENGAFWLLSETARRFPRLCPSISRLSARGVPTVEEVGDSHRLFATPRLVRFNEMEYALPAEKLPEAVREIRETIRRRRFAVHFPIECRYVKGDDIWLSPAYGRDTAFIAVHMYRGMPHEAYFSAMEAIFRRHGGRPHWGKMHSLTAEELSRLYPRWNDFCRIRDEQDPEGRFLNAHLRALFGVPSRQAVESATR